One Streptosporangium sp. NBC_01495 DNA window includes the following coding sequences:
- the pyrF gene encoding orotidine-5'-phosphate decarboxylase → MAAVPIWTDLLKTRSALCLGIAPSPKWLEAWRMGDDVDGARRMCSVVLEAAGERVSVYRIQVPFFTRFGTAGTDLLREVVDGVHERGSLAVLDAKVCDADDTMDSYADLYLGPGSVLGGDAVTANPFMGFAALDPLLRRARDSGTLVMVLVRTSNHAAGGVQGAVTGSRTVAQRTADEVREWNDEHGVAAAAVVGATREEALDLVARMPSAVVELPGLGRAGRETRDLLAVAAEAPGRAVLPVTTGVLRHGPGVAALSASIAAWREEIGAEVPAC, encoded by the coding sequence ATGGCTGCCGTACCGATATGGACCGACCTGCTCAAGACCCGATCCGCCCTCTGCCTGGGGATCGCCCCCTCCCCCAAGTGGCTGGAGGCGTGGCGGATGGGCGACGACGTGGACGGGGCCCGGCGGATGTGCTCGGTGGTGTTGGAGGCCGCGGGCGAGCGGGTGTCCGTCTACCGGATCCAGGTGCCGTTCTTCACCCGCTTCGGCACCGCGGGCACGGACCTGCTGCGCGAGGTCGTCGACGGCGTGCACGAGCGGGGCTCGCTGGCCGTGCTGGACGCGAAGGTGTGCGACGCCGACGACACCATGGACTCCTACGCCGACCTCTATCTGGGTCCCGGCAGCGTGCTGGGCGGCGACGCGGTGACGGCGAACCCGTTCATGGGCTTCGCCGCCCTCGACCCGCTGCTGCGTCGGGCCCGTGACAGCGGAACCCTGGTCATGGTGCTCGTACGCACCTCCAACCACGCCGCCGGCGGGGTGCAGGGCGCCGTGACCGGATCGCGCACCGTCGCGCAGCGCACCGCCGACGAGGTCCGGGAATGGAACGACGAGCACGGCGTGGCGGCCGCGGCCGTGGTGGGGGCCACCCGCGAGGAGGCCCTCGACCTGGTGGCCCGCATGCCGTCGGCGGTCGTGGAACTGCCGGGCCTCGGCAGGGCCGGGCGCGAGACCCGCGACCTCCTCGCCGTCGCCGCCGAAGCCCCGGGCCGGGCCGTCCTGCCGGTCACGACCGGGGTGCTGCGGCACGGGCCCGGCGTCGCCGCGCTGAGTGCGAGCATCGCGGCCTGGCGGGAGGAGATCGGCGCGGAGGTCCCGGCGTGCTGA
- a CDS encoding winged helix DNA-binding domain-containing protein: protein MNSLTWDQVHARRLARHHLVKPVSGDLRKPVRDVCGVQSQVAAAAELAIGSRVKGATQEQVRAELYDRKRLVKTYSLRGTLHVHAADELALWMAAMRWKPYWRAKDSWHAHHGLTAKQGEAFVDAVREALDGECLTREELAGEVSGRVGAWAKDKLASNWGELLRPVAYLGVLCFGPVRGAKVTYVRPDRWAGLKTEVKDQPDPEESAMEIVRRYLRAYGPATHQDLARWFALRPPEAREALESLGDEVAQVEVEGRKAYVLAADEGRWPSDPSCLRLLPQYEAYVLGSGPKEVVVPKDTAARVFQHGRGRYEGAVAHQIMLVDGVVSGMWERREKGGKVEIKLESFVELDSGQTGELEREVERVGRFYGAEATLSMGRLTGKKR, encoded by the coding sequence ATGAACTCACTCACCTGGGATCAGGTCCACGCGCGGCGGCTGGCCCGCCATCACCTCGTGAAACCCGTCTCCGGCGACCTGCGCAAACCCGTGCGCGACGTGTGCGGGGTGCAGTCGCAGGTCGCCGCCGCGGCCGAGCTGGCCATCGGGTCACGGGTGAAGGGCGCCACGCAGGAGCAGGTGCGCGCGGAGCTTTACGACAGGAAGCGCCTCGTCAAGACGTACAGCCTGCGCGGCACCCTGCACGTGCACGCCGCCGACGAGCTGGCGCTGTGGATGGCGGCCATGCGCTGGAAGCCCTACTGGCGCGCCAAGGACAGCTGGCACGCCCACCACGGGCTCACCGCCAAGCAGGGCGAGGCGTTCGTCGACGCGGTCCGCGAGGCGCTGGACGGCGAGTGCCTGACCCGCGAGGAGCTGGCCGGGGAGGTCTCCGGGCGCGTCGGCGCGTGGGCCAAGGACAAGCTCGCCTCCAACTGGGGCGAGCTGCTGCGTCCCGTCGCCTACCTCGGCGTGCTCTGCTTCGGGCCCGTACGGGGAGCCAAGGTCACCTACGTCAGGCCCGACCGGTGGGCGGGGCTGAAGACCGAGGTCAAGGACCAGCCCGACCCCGAGGAGTCGGCGATGGAGATCGTGCGCCGCTACCTGCGCGCGTACGGCCCCGCCACCCACCAGGACCTGGCCCGCTGGTTCGCGCTCAGGCCGCCCGAGGCGCGCGAGGCGCTGGAGTCGCTCGGCGACGAGGTCGCCCAGGTCGAGGTCGAGGGGCGCAAGGCGTACGTCCTGGCCGCCGACGAGGGCCGCTGGCCGTCCGACCCGAGCTGCCTGCGGCTGCTGCCGCAGTACGAGGCGTACGTCCTCGGCAGCGGTCCCAAGGAGGTCGTCGTGCCCAAGGACACCGCCGCCCGCGTCTTCCAGCACGGCCGGGGCAGGTACGAGGGCGCGGTCGCCCACCAGATCATGCTGGTCGACGGGGTCGTGTCCGGAATGTGGGAGCGCAGGGAGAAGGGCGGCAAGGTCGAGATCAAGCTGGAGTCGTTCGTCGAACTCGACTCCGGCCAGACCGGGGAGCTGGAGCGGGAGGTCGAGCGCGTCGGCCGCTTCTACGGCGCCGAGGCCACCCTGTCCATGGGCAGGCTCACCGGCAAGAAGCGCTGA
- a CDS encoding S9 family peptidase has protein sequence MVLRVKLVLSLLTAAALVGGASPPASPSAERPATSGAARPFAMQDFMTTKKLGQVVPSPDGKSVAAVVKRGPSESSRYGASFVDGNERADIWIADGQGPARDVTHGAKDGTGHYNPVWSPDGRMLAFASTRGGDDVFLHVWDRETGETRKLTPRGVQTMTNASGYLIQWLDARRVIAPMVNAGRWALEYGQWLEAQRAAPKQWAKVERGKETTASVLDGSATQGQDRLDEEIAVVDAVTGKITSAGPARTYTAGNLVADPTGRLIARVDDLGPTPARAGQLKRVLERRTQLAIASASGGQPRVVGDVPSPSVTVQPRWSADGANLLIVGKATPETPDPFTAYLVPAAGGRAAPLAADRLVATGLLWGAGTPLVRGVKATNAVDPLARQDWWAFDPAEPAAAPRDLTSRFKVPPLELVPVPGGVLGVADGRAWLIDPRTGKARDLNAGGAAPLAELAWPLDDGVRRNGVRPTDRGGAEPANPRLDRDFPLVLARDVKGGLYELAPGASPVLTPLPSPHPDAGVAGYSPANRTAVFGAGGDKGTALWTSHAGRHTQRLSLNGHLAQVIPPKRELVTYQGANGEKLTGALLLPPGHRDGQRHPLVVNVYGTRIVSTLEDVPEFQVNNPSYLTLQFLAARGYAVLVPSIPRPEGEAAAEPMTWPTKPIMNAVDAAIDEGVADPKRLAVLGHSFGSYNVHSLVTQTDRFKAAIAISGFSDVISSYGVFDSRFRYTPRAQEWFAPAYIEDPAFEFGLGKPPWEDPQRYVRNSPLLHAGKIKTPVLMLHGERDYLTHTGSEEMYTALARQAKKVRLVSYWGEAHMPYSMISPANFQSMIEQELEWLRLNLPGGDQ, from the coding sequence ATGGTGCTACGTGTCAAGCTCGTCCTCTCATTGCTCACGGCCGCCGCCCTGGTGGGAGGCGCTTCGCCACCGGCCTCCCCGTCGGCGGAACGACCCGCCACCTCGGGGGCCGCGCGGCCGTTCGCGATGCAGGACTTCATGACCACGAAGAAACTCGGCCAGGTCGTCCCGTCCCCCGACGGTAAATCGGTGGCGGCGGTCGTGAAACGCGGGCCGAGCGAGTCGAGCAGATATGGCGCATCATTTGTCGACGGAAACGAGCGCGCGGACATCTGGATAGCGGATGGTCAGGGCCCGGCGCGCGACGTGACACACGGCGCGAAGGACGGCACCGGCCACTACAACCCGGTGTGGTCTCCCGACGGGCGCATGCTGGCCTTCGCCTCCACCCGGGGCGGCGACGACGTGTTCCTGCACGTGTGGGACCGCGAGACGGGTGAGACCCGCAAGCTGACCCCGCGCGGGGTGCAGACGATGACGAACGCCTCGGGCTACCTGATCCAGTGGCTGGACGCGCGGCGGGTGATCGCCCCGATGGTGAACGCCGGCCGCTGGGCGCTGGAGTACGGGCAGTGGCTGGAGGCCCAGCGCGCCGCCCCGAAGCAGTGGGCCAAGGTCGAACGGGGCAAGGAGACCACCGCCTCCGTGCTCGACGGCTCCGCCACCCAGGGCCAGGACAGGCTGGACGAGGAGATCGCCGTCGTCGACGCCGTCACCGGGAAGATCACCTCGGCGGGCCCGGCCCGCACCTACACGGCGGGCAACCTGGTGGCCGACCCGACCGGGCGGCTCATCGCCCGGGTGGACGACCTCGGCCCCACCCCGGCGCGCGCCGGGCAGCTCAAGCGCGTCCTGGAGCGGCGCACCCAGCTGGCGATCGCCTCCGCCTCCGGCGGGCAGCCGCGCGTGGTGGGCGACGTGCCGAGCCCCTCGGTCACCGTGCAGCCCCGCTGGTCCGCCGACGGCGCCAACCTGCTGATCGTCGGCAAGGCCACCCCCGAGACGCCCGACCCGTTCACCGCCTACCTCGTCCCCGCCGCCGGGGGGAGGGCCGCGCCGCTGGCCGCCGACCGGCTGGTGGCCACGGGCCTGCTGTGGGGGGCGGGAACCCCGCTGGTACGCGGGGTAAAGGCCACGAACGCTGTTGATCCCCTGGCCCGCCAGGACTGGTGGGCCTTTGACCCCGCCGAACCGGCCGCCGCACCGCGCGACCTGACCTCGCGGTTCAAGGTCCCGCCGCTGGAACTGGTACCGGTGCCCGGCGGCGTGCTGGGCGTGGCCGACGGGCGCGCCTGGCTGATCGACCCGCGCACCGGGAAGGCCCGCGACCTGAACGCCGGTGGCGCCGCCCCGCTGGCGGAACTGGCCTGGCCGCTGGACGACGGCGTCAGGCGCAACGGCGTGCGGCCCACCGACCGGGGCGGCGCCGAACCGGCCAACCCCCGCCTCGACCGCGACTTCCCCCTGGTGCTGGCGCGCGACGTCAAGGGCGGCCTGTACGAGCTGGCACCCGGTGCCTCGCCCGTGCTGACCCCGCTCCCGTCGCCCCATCCCGACGCGGGCGTCGCCGGGTACTCCCCCGCGAACCGCACCGCGGTCTTCGGGGCGGGCGGCGACAAGGGCACCGCGCTGTGGACCTCCCACGCGGGCCGCCACACCCAGCGGCTGTCGCTGAACGGCCACCTCGCCCAGGTGATCCCTCCGAAACGCGAGCTCGTCACCTACCAGGGGGCGAACGGGGAGAAGCTGACCGGCGCGCTGCTGCTGCCGCCGGGCCACCGCGACGGGCAGCGCCACCCGCTCGTGGTCAACGTGTACGGCACCCGGATCGTCTCCACCCTGGAGGACGTGCCGGAGTTCCAGGTGAACAACCCGAGCTACCTCACCCTGCAGTTCCTCGCGGCCCGCGGCTACGCCGTGCTCGTCCCCTCGATCCCCCGCCCCGAGGGCGAGGCCGCGGCCGAGCCGATGACGTGGCCCACCAAGCCGATCATGAACGCGGTGGACGCCGCGATCGACGAGGGCGTGGCCGACCCGAAGCGGCTGGCGGTACTGGGGCACTCCTTCGGCTCCTACAACGTGCACAGCCTCGTGACGCAGACCGACCGGTTCAAGGCGGCGATCGCTATCTCCGGCTTCTCCGACGTGATCAGCAGCTACGGCGTGTTCGACTCCCGCTTCCGCTACACGCCGCGCGCGCAGGAGTGGTTCGCGCCCGCGTACATCGAGGACCCGGCCTTCGAGTTCGGGCTGGGCAAGCCGCCGTGGGAGGACCCGCAGAGGTACGTGCGCAACAGCCCGCTCCTGCACGCGGGAAAGATCAAGACGCCGGTGCTCATGCTGCACGGCGAGCGTGACTACCTGACCCACACCGGCTCCGAGGAGATGTACACCGCGCTGGCCAGGCAGGCCAAGAAGGTGCGGCTGGTCAGCTACTGGGGTGAGGCGCACATGCCGTACTCGATGATCTCCCCCGCGAACTTCCAGAGCATGATCGAGCAGGAGCTGGAGTGGCTCCGCCTGAACCTGCCGGGAGGCGACCAGTGA
- a CDS encoding thioesterase II family protein: MTSATSATHPASWLVPLRRPDRPRARLVCVPNAGGGATTFRGWADLLPGDVELWAVRSPGRETRISENPPHRLSMIVDPVIDGLSRLDPLPFALFGHSMGALVSFTVTRRLRSRGLPGPGRLFVSGWNAPQARDGMPRLGQLGDEDLMRVLHRLDGIPPEVIGNAELMSLVMPVLRADLNAAESYVHEDEPPLACPISVFGGNGDPTTTAAGLSAWSAQTGSAFRLRLLPGGHFFIHTQRRTVLRAIRGDLGTCR; encoded by the coding sequence ATGACCTCCGCGACCTCCGCGACCCATCCCGCGAGCTGGCTGGTGCCGCTGCGCCGGCCGGATCGGCCCCGCGCGCGACTGGTCTGCGTGCCCAACGCGGGAGGCGGCGCCACGACGTTCCGCGGCTGGGCCGACCTGCTCCCCGGTGACGTGGAACTGTGGGCGGTGCGCTCGCCGGGCAGGGAGACCCGCATCTCGGAGAATCCGCCGCACAGGCTGTCGATGATCGTCGATCCGGTGATCGACGGGCTGTCGCGCCTGGACCCGCTGCCGTTCGCGCTGTTCGGGCACAGCATGGGCGCGCTGGTCTCGTTCACGGTGACGCGGCGGCTGCGCTCGCGCGGGTTGCCGGGTCCTGGACGGCTGTTCGTGTCGGGCTGGAACGCCCCCCAGGCCCGCGACGGCATGCCGCGGCTCGGGCAACTCGGTGACGAGGACCTGATGCGGGTGCTGCACCGGCTGGACGGCATCCCGCCGGAGGTGATCGGCAACGCGGAGCTGATGAGCCTCGTCATGCCGGTGCTGCGGGCGGACCTGAACGCGGCGGAGTCCTACGTGCACGAGGACGAGCCACCGCTGGCCTGCCCGATCTCGGTGTTCGGCGGAAACGGGGACCCGACCACGACGGCGGCCGGGCTGAGCGCGTGGAGCGCGCAGACGGGGTCGGCGTTCCGGCTGCGGCTGCTGCCCGGCGGGCACTTCTTCATCCACACCCAGCGCCGGACGGTGCTGCGCGCGATACGGGGCGATCTCGGCACCTGCCGCTGA
- a CDS encoding copper resistance CopC family protein, protein MASLPRFARTTVVTALLCAVFLTLGTPAALAHDRLKSSSPDRGAKVAALERIKLVFTTRVRFPAVALREAGGTTVDLGKPKVDGDTVTSGVPETLASGKYVIAWRVVSTDGHPIEGEIPFTVTAPATPSATAEPTPEPAPAAESTPAPESSAPGTPAPETSATTAPPTPAPGLVSATDDRESDGQGLPGWTWIALLALVVVGTGVWFRVSRRDEPGGAE, encoded by the coding sequence ATGGCGTCCCTGCCGCGATTCGCCCGTACGACCGTTGTTACCGCGCTGCTCTGCGCCGTCTTCCTGACGCTCGGCACGCCCGCCGCGCTCGCCCACGACCGCCTGAAGAGCAGCTCACCCGACAGGGGGGCCAAGGTCGCCGCCCTCGAGCGGATCAAGCTGGTGTTCACCACCCGGGTCCGCTTCCCCGCCGTCGCGCTGCGCGAGGCGGGTGGCACGACCGTGGACCTCGGCAAGCCCAAGGTCGATGGTGACACCGTCACCTCCGGTGTCCCCGAGACACTGGCCTCGGGCAAGTATGTGATCGCCTGGCGGGTGGTCTCCACCGACGGCCACCCGATCGAGGGGGAGATCCCCTTCACCGTGACCGCTCCCGCGACGCCGTCCGCCACCGCGGAACCCACCCCCGAACCCGCTCCGGCCGCCGAGTCCACCCCGGCGCCGGAGAGCTCGGCGCCGGGAACCCCGGCACCGGAAACCTCGGCGACCACCGCCCCGCCCACCCCCGCACCCGGCCTGGTCTCCGCCACCGACGACCGGGAGAGCGACGGGCAGGGGCTGCCCGGCTGGACCTGGATCGCGCTCCTCGCCCTCGTCGTGGTCGGTACCGGTGTCTGGTTCCGCGTCTCCCGCCGTGACGAGCCCGGTGGCGCGGAGTGA
- a CDS encoding Lrp/AsnC family transcriptional regulator, which produces MTENLDATDWSILVEVQRDGRIPITELGRRVNLSASATTERIRRLEATGVITGYHADVDLEKAGFPVLAVVRLKYPGSRHQPLHRLLDERPEILECLRTTGDDCYMLKVAATSMGHLEELVNELAQLGSTTTNLVYSQTLPYRGPQGPRS; this is translated from the coding sequence ATGACCGAGAATCTTGACGCGACCGACTGGTCGATCCTGGTCGAGGTCCAGCGGGACGGCCGCATCCCGATCACCGAGCTGGGGCGGCGGGTGAACCTCAGCGCCTCCGCCACGACCGAGCGGATCAGGCGGCTGGAGGCGACGGGCGTCATCACCGGCTACCACGCGGACGTCGACCTGGAGAAGGCCGGTTTCCCGGTACTGGCCGTCGTGCGCCTGAAGTATCCGGGCAGCCGGCACCAGCCACTGCACCGGCTGCTCGACGAACGCCCTGAGATCCTGGAGTGCCTGCGGACCACCGGTGACGACTGCTACATGCTGAAGGTGGCCGCGACCTCCATGGGCCACCTCGAAGAGCTCGTCAACGAGCTGGCCCAGCTGGGCAGCACCACCACCAACCTCGTCTACAGCCAGACGCTGCCTTACCGCGGCCCGCAGGGCCCCCGGTCCTGA
- a CDS encoding LLM class flavin-dependent oxidoreductase, producing MRIGVNVPNFGPGTDPGALRGWAQTVEGLGFHLLMVSDHVVITPDVAEQYPAPFYEPFTTLSWLAGVTGEIRLGTTVLIVPYRHPLLVARMAANLDRLSGGRLVLGVGVGWARQEFEALGVPFERRGALTDDHLRVMRAAWEDDEDYRAGRIPIWVGGNSDAGLRRAVRLGEAWHPLRLTPGRMREALGRLRVIADEEGRPVPGFAPRIALRLTGSPIAAPGRLAGEGTIDQVLDDLEQLRLLGADTVVLDPFDGDPQETRHPEVAWQALATVAAHWDLRTHQPRTESQ from the coding sequence GTGAGAATAGGCGTTAATGTCCCGAATTTTGGGCCCGGCACCGATCCCGGTGCGTTACGCGGCTGGGCACAGACGGTGGAGGGCCTGGGCTTCCACCTGCTCATGGTCTCGGACCACGTCGTGATAACCCCCGATGTCGCCGAGCAGTACCCGGCGCCGTTCTACGAGCCCTTCACCACCCTCTCCTGGCTGGCCGGCGTCACCGGCGAGATCCGGCTCGGCACCACGGTGCTCATCGTGCCGTACCGCCACCCGCTGCTCGTCGCCCGGATGGCCGCCAACCTCGACCGGCTCAGCGGCGGGCGGCTCGTCCTCGGTGTGGGTGTCGGCTGGGCGCGGCAGGAGTTCGAGGCGCTCGGGGTACCGTTCGAGCGGCGCGGGGCGCTGACCGACGATCACCTCCGGGTGATGCGCGCGGCCTGGGAGGACGACGAGGACTACCGGGCCGGGCGGATACCGATCTGGGTCGGCGGCAACAGTGACGCCGGCCTGCGCCGGGCGGTGCGCCTCGGCGAGGCGTGGCACCCGCTGCGCCTCACCCCCGGCCGGATGCGCGAGGCGCTGGGCCGGCTGCGGGTCATCGCGGACGAGGAGGGGCGGCCGGTGCCCGGTTTCGCGCCCCGCATCGCCCTGCGGCTCACCGGGTCCCCGATCGCCGCCCCCGGACGGCTCGCCGGTGAGGGCACGATCGACCAGGTCCTCGACGACCTCGAACAGCTGCGCCTGCTCGGCGCCGACACCGTCGTGCTCGATCCGTTCGACGGCGACCCGCAGGAGACGCGCCACCCGGAGGTGGCCTGGCAGGCGCTCGCGACCGTGGCCGCCCACTGGGATCTGCGCACACATCAACCACGAACGGAATCTCAATGA
- a CDS encoding cytochrome P450 yields the protein MTDVDLADADLHVGDRPHEVFRHLRDNDPLHWNPDGKEPGFWSVTRYEDCVNVQKDPQTFSSNQTNTLGPHRNTGDQGSGKMINTTDPPRHTELRKLVNKCFTPRAIAALEPYLRSVVKDVFADALEQGECDFATVVAALPVAGISALLDVPRRDWDLMLRLTSTAFGSHDSEYQMTSDVRANAAQAHGQLLLYCQGLVEKRRKSPGDDIVSLLARSQDAGVLSEEECLLFFDVLMLGGNETTRHAAVGGLLAFMEHPDQWDRLRKEPELVPNAVGELLRWTSPSRHVLRRASRDTELHGKTVHAGQDVVIWHTSANRDERVFDSPEVFDVGRPRSSRSGHVAFGSGPHFCLGAALAELELTVFLDELANSVSGAELLGPPDYLRSPVINGVKHVQVRLHPMG from the coding sequence ATGACTGATGTCGATCTGGCCGATGCCGATCTGCACGTCGGTGACAGACCCCACGAGGTCTTCCGCCACCTGCGAGACAACGACCCGCTCCACTGGAACCCCGACGGCAAGGAGCCCGGCTTCTGGTCGGTCACCCGGTACGAGGACTGCGTGAACGTCCAGAAGGACCCCCAGACCTTCAGTTCCAACCAGACCAACACCCTCGGCCCGCACCGCAACACCGGTGACCAGGGATCCGGCAAGATGATCAACACGACGGACCCGCCCCGCCACACCGAGCTGCGCAAGCTGGTCAACAAGTGCTTCACCCCCCGGGCGATCGCCGCCCTGGAGCCGTACCTGCGCTCGGTCGTCAAGGACGTGTTCGCCGACGCGCTGGAGCAGGGCGAGTGCGATTTCGCCACCGTCGTGGCGGCCCTGCCCGTCGCGGGCATCTCCGCGCTGCTGGACGTGCCGCGCCGGGACTGGGACCTGATGCTCAGGCTCACCTCCACGGCGTTCGGCTCGCACGACAGCGAGTACCAGATGACCTCCGACGTGCGCGCCAACGCCGCCCAGGCGCACGGCCAGCTCCTGCTGTACTGCCAGGGCCTGGTGGAGAAGCGCCGAAAGTCGCCCGGCGACGACATCGTGAGCCTGCTCGCCCGCTCCCAGGACGCGGGGGTGCTGAGCGAGGAGGAGTGCCTGCTCTTCTTCGACGTGCTGATGCTCGGCGGCAACGAGACCACCCGGCACGCCGCCGTCGGGGGGCTGCTGGCCTTCATGGAGCACCCCGACCAGTGGGACCGGCTGCGCAAGGAGCCCGAGCTGGTGCCCAACGCGGTGGGAGAGCTGCTGCGCTGGACCTCGCCCAGCCGCCACGTGCTGCGCCGCGCCTCCCGCGACACCGAGCTGCACGGCAAGACCGTCCACGCGGGCCAGGACGTCGTCATCTGGCACACCTCCGCCAACCGCGACGAGCGCGTGTTCGACTCCCCGGAGGTGTTCGACGTCGGGCGCCCGCGCAGCTCCCGCAGCGGGCACGTCGCGTTCGGCTCCGGTCCGCACTTCTGCCTGGGAGCCGCCCTCGCCGAGCTGGAGCTCACCGTCTTCCTGGACGAGCTCGCGAACTCGGTGTCGGGGGCGGAGCTGCTCGGGCCGCCCGACTATCTGCGTTCTCCCGTCATCAACGGCGTCAAGCACGTCCAGGTTCGGCTCCATCCCATGGGGTAG
- a CDS encoding ice-binding family protein, which yields MMEAVRPRVVPRNAVRSRLAGVLTAVVALGAVAVTPATASAVTVSPVAVTPATASATAVTPPTVTPATAGATAVTPATADAATPVQLGTAANFEVLGRDAVTNTGPTVVTGDLGLWPGTALSGFPPGTVTGTVHQTDAAAQQAQTDLTVAYDDAAGRPVDATVPTELGGITVTPGVYDSAAGTFQITGTLTLDARGDPGAVFIFKTASTLVTASDGTVTLVNGAQAANVFWQVGSSATLGTNSAFSGNILALSAITATTGVTVVGRLLSRGGAITLNTNTVAPPFAQLCGTATTTTTLTSTCPLGDGGPITFTATVTSSDATVPTGQVTFATDGAALGTAQLGAGGVATLTVSDLPAGVNRVVATYAGTAQLDPSTSPVLIQRVDLGCPCLGPLPERSGERDSARRDDHAGPGAERKSHTRITAAATGCGRRS from the coding sequence ATGATGGAGGCCGTTCGACCTCGTGTGGTGCCGCGAAATGCCGTTCGCTCCCGGCTGGCGGGGGTCCTCACGGCCGTGGTCGCGCTGGGAGCCGTGGCCGTGACCCCGGCGACCGCGAGTGCGGTGACCGTGTCCCCGGTGGCCGTGACCCCGGCGACCGCGAGTGCGACGGCCGTGACCCCACCGACCGTGACCCCGGCGACCGCGGGTGCGACGGCCGTGACCCCGGCGACCGCGGATGCGGCGACGCCGGTGCAGCTCGGCACGGCCGCGAACTTCGAGGTCCTGGGCCGGGACGCCGTCACGAACACCGGGCCCACCGTCGTCACCGGGGACCTCGGGTTGTGGCCGGGCACGGCGCTGAGCGGCTTCCCGCCCGGCACCGTGACCGGGACCGTTCACCAGACCGACGCCGCCGCCCAGCAGGCTCAGACGGATCTGACCGTCGCCTACGACGACGCCGCGGGCCGGCCCGTCGACGCCACCGTCCCGACGGAGCTCGGCGGGATCACCGTGACGCCCGGCGTCTACGACTCCGCTGCGGGGACCTTCCAGATCACCGGCACCCTGACCCTCGACGCGCGGGGCGACCCGGGCGCCGTCTTCATCTTCAAGACCGCCTCCACCCTCGTCACCGCGTCCGACGGCACGGTGACCCTCGTCAACGGCGCCCAGGCGGCCAACGTCTTCTGGCAGGTCGGCAGCTCGGCCACGCTGGGAACCAACTCCGCCTTCTCCGGGAACATCCTCGCGCTGAGCGCGATCACCGCGACCACCGGTGTGACCGTGGTCGGCCGCCTGCTGAGCCGTGGCGGCGCGATCACCCTGAACACGAACACCGTCGCGCCGCCCTTCGCGCAGCTCTGCGGGACGGCGACGACCACGACCACGCTGACCTCCACGTGTCCTTTGGGAGATGGCGGCCCGATCACCTTCACCGCGACGGTGACGTCCTCGGACGCGACCGTTCCCACGGGGCAGGTCACCTTCGCCACCGACGGGGCGGCGCTGGGCACGGCCCAGCTCGGCGCGGGCGGCGTCGCCACCCTGACCGTCTCGGATCTCCCCGCGGGCGTGAACCGCGTCGTCGCCACCTACGCGGGTACGGCCCAGCTCGATCCCAGCACCTCACCGGTGCTGATCCAGCGCGTGGACCTCGGATGTCCCTGCCTGGGGCCCCTGCCAGAGAGAAGCGGTGAGCGAGACAGCGCCCGCCGCGACGACCACGCCGGTCCCGGGGCGGAAAGGAAGTCCCACACCCGGATCACGGCCGCCGCGACCGGCTGCGGCCGTCGCTCCTAG